A single genomic interval of Hafnia alvei harbors:
- the zwf gene encoding glucose-6-phosphate dehydrogenase encodes MAVTSTAQACDLVIFGAKGDLARRKLLPSLYQLEKAGHIHPDTRIIGVGRADWDKDAYTKVVREALDTFLKEKVDEELWATLSARLDFCNLDVNDTQHFKNLAKMLDQKKRVTINYFAMPPSTFGAICQGLGASGLNKDPSRIVMEKPLGTDLESSRAINNQVAEFFDESQVYRIDHYLGKETVLNLLALRFANSLFANNWDNSMIDSVQITVAEEVGIEGRWGYFDKAGQMRDMIQNHLLQILTMIAMSPPADLSTDRIRDEKVKVLRSLRRINHSNVRDTTVRGQYTAGFVQGKKVPGYLEEEGANKSSNTETFVSIRVDIDNWRWAGVPFYLRTGKRLPSKCSEVVIYFKNPPLNLFSDSYQELPQNKLTIRLQPDEGVQIDILNKVPGLEHKHRLQTTKLDLSFSDTFHQEHLADAYERLLLETMRGIQALFVRRDEVEEAWKWVDSIMEAWAADNESPKPYQAGTWGPVASVAMISRDGRAWNEFE; translated from the coding sequence ATGGCGGTTACGTCAACAGCACAGGCCTGTGACCTGGTCATTTTCGGCGCCAAGGGCGATTTAGCCCGCCGTAAACTGCTGCCTTCCCTGTACCAATTAGAAAAAGCCGGTCATATCCATCCGGACACTCGTATCATCGGCGTAGGTCGCGCCGATTGGGATAAAGACGCCTACACTAAGGTCGTTCGCGAAGCACTGGACACCTTCTTGAAGGAAAAGGTTGATGAAGAACTGTGGGCGACGCTCAGTGCGCGTCTCGACTTCTGTAACCTTGACGTCAATGACACTCAGCATTTCAAAAATCTGGCAAAAATGCTGGATCAGAAGAAACGCGTCACCATCAACTACTTTGCTATGCCACCAAGCACTTTCGGCGCTATCTGCCAAGGTTTGGGTGCATCCGGTCTGAATAAAGATCCAAGCCGCATCGTGATGGAAAAACCACTCGGTACCGATTTGGAATCCTCACGCGCCATCAATAATCAGGTGGCTGAATTCTTTGACGAGTCACAGGTTTACCGTATTGACCACTATTTGGGCAAAGAAACGGTGCTTAACCTGCTGGCGTTGCGCTTTGCTAACTCCCTGTTTGCGAATAACTGGGACAACAGCATGATCGACAGCGTGCAGATCACCGTTGCCGAAGAAGTGGGCATTGAAGGTCGCTGGGGCTACTTTGATAAAGCTGGCCAGATGCGCGACATGATTCAAAATCATCTGTTGCAAATTTTGACTATGATTGCCATGTCACCGCCGGCGGATCTCTCTACCGACCGTATTCGTGATGAAAAAGTCAAAGTGCTGCGCTCACTACGTCGTATTAACCATTCCAACGTGCGTGATACCACGGTACGTGGCCAATACACCGCGGGCTTTGTCCAAGGCAAAAAAGTACCAGGATATCTGGAGGAAGAAGGGGCGAACAAAAGTAGTAACACGGAAACCTTCGTCTCTATTCGCGTTGATATTGATAACTGGCGCTGGGCTGGCGTTCCGTTCTATCTACGTACCGGTAAACGTCTGCCATCAAAATGTTCTGAAGTAGTTATTTACTTTAAGAACCCGCCGCTCAACCTGTTCAGCGACTCTTACCAAGAGCTGCCGCAGAACAAACTGACGATCCGCTTGCAGCCTGATGAGGGCGTACAGATTGACATCCTTAACAAGGTGCCAGGTCTGGAGCATAAGCATCGTTTACAAACCACTAAGCTGGATCTGAGCTTCTCCGATACTTTCCATCAAGAGCATTTAGCTGATGCCTATGAGCGTTTGCTGCTGGAGACCATGCGTGGGATCCAAGCGCTGTTCGTGCGCCGTGATGAGGTGGAAGAAGCGTGGAAGTGGGTCGACTCCATTATGGAAGCATGGGCCGCTGACAATGAATCTCCTAAACCATACCAAGCCGGTACTTGGGGCCCTGTAGCCTCTGTTGCGATGATCAGTCGCGATGGCCGTGCATGGAATGAATTCGAATAA
- the pgl gene encoding 6-phosphogluconolactonase: MAQFKEFTSAQALNEQFAEEIAAALSHSISAQGEASLVVSGGRTPLGLFEALTQQAIEWSKVTITLADERWVDANDDSSNEKLVREHLLKGHASTAKFVGLKNSHATPFAGAADTERALQSIARPFDVVILGMGDDGHTASLFPGAENLFPALAMDSGRVCMGMTPLTAPLDRITLTLPALLNSRHIYLHVVGGSKRDVYQRAIQGTDVNEMPIRAVLHQTQTPVDIYWTA, from the coding sequence ATGGCACAGTTTAAAGAATTTACGAGCGCACAGGCGCTTAACGAACAGTTTGCAGAGGAAATAGCCGCAGCTCTGAGCCACAGCATTAGCGCTCAGGGAGAAGCCAGTCTAGTCGTGTCGGGTGGTCGTACACCGCTAGGACTGTTCGAGGCGTTAACTCAGCAAGCCATTGAGTGGAGCAAGGTCACCATCACCTTAGCGGATGAGCGTTGGGTCGATGCAAATGATGATTCCAGTAACGAAAAGCTGGTACGAGAACATTTGCTGAAGGGCCACGCCTCAACCGCGAAGTTTGTTGGTTTGAAAAATAGTCATGCCACCCCGTTTGCCGGAGCCGCAGACACCGAACGTGCGTTGCAATCTATTGCTCGTCCGTTTGACGTTGTGATCCTCGGCATGGGTGATGATGGCCATACCGCTTCACTCTTCCCTGGGGCAGAGAATCTGTTCCCAGCTCTCGCGATGGATTCTGGCCGAGTCTGCATGGGGATGACCCCGCTGACCGCGCCACTCGATCGTATCACCCTAACACTTCCGGCTCTGCTCAATAGCCGCCATATCTACCTGCATGTGGTAGGTGGCAGCAAGCGTGATGTTTATCAGCGCGCAATTCAGGGCACGGATGTGAATGAGATGCCGATCCGCGCGGTGTTACACCAAACACAAACGCCGGTCGACATCTACTGGACGGCATGA